A genomic segment from Chitinophaga flava encodes:
- a CDS encoding PKD domain-containing protein yields the protein MKYLRIVIQLLGAILLLLINPVDVFSQNIDILPNKTADCPPFTVFFNTKLDPGYSRLEWDFGIGAKVIDNPTPSRIFPDPGVYHVTLTADYAGKKIVKTVDITVYNRPVVSFTVDKDNGCSPLTVNFTDHSTPGDGTIESIVWNFGDGSADQGPNVPHSFTDPNSYNVISLVTNSKGCRTSSEPKIITVRNAPLLSFTADNTQSCTAPLTINFQNTTVNTTGDPMTFVWDYGDGTTGTNATHTYTKEGNYTVTLIPTSTNNCAAPLQKKDYVIIKKLTPGFVLNDGCVGQIATLSSTTTPRPDFISWVLPDGTTSTSFNPGFIVGMPGDYTVKMKATVGGCSEEITQTVHIDTRPVINPVASPKSSCSAPFTTTFKAQSQNATSWLWDFGDGTTSTEENPTHTYTRQGSFTVTLTAKGSGNCSVTVTKYDYILITPPILTITPSGGTACTPLTLPFSVSITNGETITGYLWDFGDGTTSTLSNPTHVFNGQGIFTVTLQVTTAGGCNLSAKAVFRTGVPPVVDFDATPLKSCPMEPVQFNNLSTPKGPDVTYNWIFPQDNTTSTQENPAHVFNEIGMHDVRLIVNNNGCVRELLKPKYIQILPPKAKFTNQPDCVDFYHRKFIDQSDFGPDPVPKKEWLWEFGEGGATSTLQNPDFTYTTTGSKTVKLTIDNGICKSVTTTNINIIDEKPVLLPDVPWICVGKSLHVSLGPLIAGNINSYSWDWGDGTQLWFQGFEIDPSKGLSHTYLKPGTYTIQLSIVDKNGCRRVATPVKIDVHGAVADFTVTGKKCKDDLLSFTDKSTIDAGNQIVNWKWDFGDGSPAENYTTQPINTPHKYTDFKAYTAILTTTDKYGCIVPAQQLVYIETVKADFRAPSIVCKGSSFNFTNTSTGTITNYQWDFGDNTTGTDASPSKSYAAPGTYTVSLKITTREGCTDQITKDKVLRVPNPVADFSYPPNLELCPPVKVLFTNKSSDFVKSLWNFGDNSTSTKSDPGEHIYVKAKTFNVTLTVYSEGDCSNMKTIPVTIEGPDGSFTATPGKGCVPLPVTITAVANKTTNYQWDFDDGTVLTTLVPVAPAHTYTQPGIYTPRVSLVDGKGCSVKADGSDQIVVDNMVANFTIDNTAACGGGTIKFKNTSTAVTKDLLGLNYTSKWTYSPGNTSSNTDGSFTYPQPGTYNVTLEVVSNYGCPDTKTLPVVVPTQPMPVISAIPELCISGKVQLRGTEVNNLPGTKWIWLVGNNQQFDVPAPPDLDISTIGTTPVRLTITNADGTCPGVANTNIIVHPPPTLNPTPAISTICKGASLQLYANTDPSSTVSWTPYNISDPTSKTPMVKPDKDAVYVVNALSEFGCKNKAEVSVTVIQPFRMFTQDAEICAGRSIQLQSGGAQRYKWIPATGLNRADIPNPEASPAATTTYQVVGFDDIGCFSDTVLAKVTVHPTPQINAGPDMEVATGTVVPIPAVGSNDITKIEWTPITNLSCFNCLAPVATPKASTTYHVMVMNQYGCVATDDITIKTVCNGGNVFVPNTFSPNGDGMNDIFYIRGRGMQTIRSFKVFNRWGQLMFERFGFNADDPTFGWDGRYKGELLNPDVYIYYAEVVCDNGEPILLKGNVTLIR from the coding sequence ATGAAATACTTAAGGATTGTAATTCAGCTGCTCGGTGCTATATTATTGCTGTTGATCAACCCAGTTGATGTTTTCTCACAGAATATAGACATACTACCCAACAAAACTGCTGACTGTCCACCTTTTACCGTTTTCTTCAACACTAAGCTGGATCCTGGCTATAGCCGGCTGGAATGGGATTTTGGTATAGGCGCCAAAGTAATCGACAACCCTACACCCTCCCGTATATTTCCCGACCCAGGTGTATACCATGTGACACTCACCGCAGATTATGCCGGCAAAAAAATAGTGAAGACAGTAGATATCACTGTTTACAATAGGCCCGTCGTGTCATTTACGGTAGATAAAGACAACGGCTGCTCACCGCTGACGGTGAACTTCACCGACCATTCCACCCCTGGAGATGGTACCATAGAAAGTATTGTATGGAATTTCGGAGATGGTAGCGCCGACCAGGGCCCTAATGTCCCCCATAGTTTCACAGACCCCAACAGCTACAACGTAATCAGCCTGGTCACCAACAGCAAAGGTTGCAGAACCAGCAGTGAACCTAAAATCATCACTGTCCGGAATGCGCCCCTGCTCTCTTTTACAGCCGACAATACCCAGAGCTGTACAGCACCGCTGACCATCAACTTCCAGAATACCACTGTCAACACTACCGGAGATCCCATGACTTTTGTATGGGATTATGGAGATGGAACTACCGGCACCAACGCTACCCACACCTACACGAAGGAGGGCAATTATACGGTTACACTGATCCCTACCAGTACCAACAACTGTGCGGCTCCATTACAGAAAAAGGATTATGTAATCATAAAAAAACTGACACCCGGATTTGTGCTTAATGATGGCTGTGTGGGTCAAATTGCTACTTTGAGCAGTACCACCACTCCCAGGCCGGATTTCATAAGCTGGGTATTACCTGATGGTACTACCTCCACCAGCTTTAATCCGGGCTTTATTGTAGGTATGCCCGGCGACTACACTGTGAAAATGAAAGCCACTGTTGGCGGTTGTTCCGAGGAAATAACACAGACAGTTCATATAGATACCAGGCCTGTGATCAATCCGGTAGCTTCACCCAAAAGCTCCTGCTCTGCACCATTTACCACTACTTTTAAAGCACAGTCGCAGAACGCTACTTCCTGGCTGTGGGATTTTGGTGATGGCACTACTTCTACAGAAGAAAATCCCACGCATACCTATACAAGACAAGGTAGTTTTACTGTCACCCTCACAGCCAAGGGCAGCGGCAACTGTTCTGTGACAGTCACTAAATACGACTATATCCTGATCACCCCGCCGATACTCACGATTACGCCCAGCGGCGGTACTGCGTGTACTCCACTGACATTACCGTTTAGCGTCAGTATCACCAATGGTGAAACCATTACCGGCTATCTGTGGGATTTTGGCGATGGTACTACTTCCACACTAAGCAACCCTACTCATGTCTTTAACGGACAGGGGATTTTTACTGTTACGTTGCAGGTGACCACCGCCGGCGGCTGTAACCTGAGTGCTAAGGCTGTTTTCCGTACAGGTGTACCTCCGGTGGTGGATTTCGATGCTACTCCCCTGAAGTCCTGTCCAATGGAACCTGTGCAGTTCAACAACCTCTCCACACCCAAAGGCCCTGATGTGACGTATAATTGGATCTTCCCACAGGACAATACTACCAGTACGCAGGAAAATCCCGCCCATGTTTTTAATGAAATAGGGATGCATGATGTACGGCTAATCGTCAACAACAACGGATGTGTCCGCGAACTCCTAAAGCCTAAATACATACAGATATTACCACCCAAAGCGAAGTTCACCAACCAACCCGACTGTGTGGATTTCTATCACCGGAAATTCATCGATCAATCAGACTTCGGTCCTGATCCGGTGCCTAAAAAAGAATGGCTGTGGGAATTTGGCGAAGGTGGCGCTACTTCAACCTTGCAAAACCCGGACTTTACCTACACCACTACCGGTAGTAAAACCGTCAAACTCACCATCGACAACGGTATCTGTAAATCAGTTACCACGACGAACATCAACATCATCGACGAAAAACCTGTCCTGCTGCCTGATGTACCCTGGATATGCGTGGGTAAATCCCTGCATGTAAGCCTGGGTCCTCTCATTGCCGGCAATATCAACTCCTATTCATGGGATTGGGGAGATGGCACCCAGCTGTGGTTTCAGGGGTTTGAGATCGACCCTTCCAAAGGTCTGTCTCATACTTATCTCAAACCCGGCACCTATACCATACAACTCTCGATCGTTGACAAAAACGGTTGCAGACGTGTAGCGACTCCCGTAAAAATAGATGTACATGGCGCTGTGGCCGATTTTACCGTTACCGGTAAAAAATGTAAAGATGATCTGCTTTCCTTTACAGATAAATCCACTATCGATGCCGGTAACCAGATCGTCAACTGGAAATGGGATTTCGGTGATGGATCCCCTGCGGAGAATTATACCACCCAACCCATCAATACACCTCACAAGTATACTGACTTCAAAGCCTATACGGCCATACTGACCACCACCGATAAATACGGATGTATAGTGCCTGCACAACAGCTGGTGTACATAGAAACCGTGAAAGCTGATTTCAGAGCACCCAGTATTGTCTGCAAAGGCAGCAGTTTCAATTTCACCAATACTTCTACCGGTACTATCACCAATTATCAATGGGACTTCGGCGATAACACCACCGGCACTGATGCTAGTCCGAGTAAATCCTACGCGGCTCCCGGCACTTATACCGTTTCACTGAAGATCACCACACGGGAAGGATGTACAGATCAGATTACAAAAGATAAAGTTCTTCGTGTACCCAATCCCGTAGCCGACTTCTCTTATCCTCCTAATCTGGAACTCTGCCCACCGGTAAAAGTATTGTTCACCAATAAATCCAGCGATTTTGTAAAATCACTGTGGAACTTCGGTGATAACAGCACTTCTACCAAAAGCGATCCCGGTGAACATATCTATGTGAAGGCCAAAACCTTCAATGTAACACTCACCGTATATTCAGAAGGCGACTGCTCCAACATGAAAACCATCCCGGTGACCATCGAAGGCCCCGACGGATCATTTACTGCCACACCAGGAAAAGGCTGCGTCCCGCTGCCCGTGACCATCACCGCCGTAGCCAATAAAACCACTAATTACCAATGGGACTTTGATGATGGTACCGTACTCACTACTCTGGTGCCGGTAGCTCCCGCCCATACTTATACCCAGCCTGGTATTTATACCCCGCGTGTATCGCTGGTAGATGGAAAAGGTTGTTCGGTAAAGGCAGATGGGTCCGATCAGATCGTTGTAGACAATATGGTGGCTAATTTCACCATAGACAACACCGCTGCCTGCGGCGGCGGGACCATTAAGTTCAAAAACACCAGTACCGCTGTCACCAAAGATTTACTGGGCCTGAATTACACCAGTAAATGGACTTATTCACCAGGCAATACCTCATCCAATACTGATGGCTCCTTTACTTATCCACAGCCAGGTACCTACAATGTTACCTTGGAAGTAGTCAGCAACTATGGTTGCCCAGACACTAAAACATTGCCGGTTGTCGTGCCTACGCAGCCGATGCCTGTGATATCTGCCATCCCTGAGTTGTGTATCAGCGGGAAAGTACAGTTACGCGGCACAGAGGTCAACAATCTGCCCGGCACCAAATGGATATGGCTGGTGGGCAACAACCAGCAGTTTGATGTCCCTGCACCACCAGATCTGGATATCAGCACCATTGGTACCACGCCGGTAAGGCTCACCATCACCAACGCCGATGGTACCTGTCCGGGTGTAGCCAATACGAATATCATTGTACATCCGCCACCAACCCTCAATCCCACACCTGCTATATCTACCATCTGCAAAGGTGCTTCCCTGCAGCTGTATGCTAATACAGATCCATCGTCCACCGTCAGCTGGACACCTTACAATATATCAGATCCCACCAGCAAAACACCCATGGTAAAACCCGACAAAGACGCGGTATATGTGGTGAATGCATTGAGTGAATTTGGCTGTAAAAACAAAGCAGAAGTAAGTGTTACAGTAATACAACCTTTCCGGATGTTTACGCAGGACGCCGAGATATGCGCCGGCAGAAGCATCCAGCTTCAGTCCGGAGGTGCGCAACGATACAAATGGATACCGGCAACAGGCCTTAACCGCGCTGATATTCCCAACCCTGAGGCCAGTCCTGCCGCTACCACCACTTATCAGGTAGTGGGCTTTGATGACATAGGTTGTTTCTCCGATACTGTATTGGCAAAAGTGACCGTACATCCTACGCCACAAATCAATGCAGGCCCTGATATGGAAGTCGCTACCGGTACGGTGGTACCCATCCCGGCAGTAGGCAGCAATGATATCACTAAAATTGAATGGACACCCATCACCAACCTCAGCTGCTTCAACTGTCTGGCACCGGTGGCCACTCCCAAAGCATCTACTACCTATCATGTAATGGTAATGAACCAATACGGCTGCGTTGCCACCGATGATATCACCATCAAAACAGTGTGTAACGGTGGAAATGTATTCGTTCCCAATACCTTCTCTCCTAATGGCGACGGTATGAACGATATCTTCTACATCCGCGGCAGGGGTATGCAAACCATCCGCTCCTTCAAGGTATTCAACCGCTGGGGACAGCTGATGTTTGAACGTTTTGGCTTTAATGCCGACGATCCTACTTTCGGATGGGATGGACGGTATAAAGGAGAATTGCTCAACCCGGATGTTTATATCTATTATGCAGAAGTGGTATGTGATAACGGAGAACCGATTTTGCTGAAGGGAAATGTGACACTGATACGATAA
- a CDS encoding PKD domain-containing protein has product MKYLPAKCLRALLLLIFLVQGNILLAQQADFSYTAVPANMCNPVTLTFKNNSTGKPTAYSWDFGDGRTSHDTNPQITYTASGPKKVTLVATYANGSSTYYRTFEVGATPQVSFSADVTSNCKLYTANFTDATPNAVTRIWDFGDGTPLVTTSNAFTPHAYTKAGKFDVSLTVINSNGCQASITKTAYITVSLPEISMDQPVNGCVPYNATLNATSVNALNDPVTEWKWDFGDGTSLITATGSTVHPYPQTGTYNVTVSVKTNSGCQISKTFNKQVRTGNPPSEVSFTATPSAACVGEPVRLLASAKYADSYSWDYGDGNTEEVFTNDIRHAFTANGNLTVNMKAGSNGCYTAAPPVTVNITGPVSRFTIARDCNDKSKFIFTNTSVGINPNSTFQWDFGDNTPVVNSRDAVHSYTTPDNYTVRLTIGENGNTCSHSSFQTVYYFKADFSAGVSAICRGSKATYEVLNVPVNLVADYTWQFGDGSVFTTTDQRFVKTWATAGSFTDQLTIRYKDPAYCNDVVTKPANINILAPQADFGTASATCAGQPVTFTNTSVPSTNIPIATWQWDLGNGKVSSSQTPAATTYSASGAYTVKLVITDARNCQDSISKDVNINSTPFVRASSAQPKICEGNNVTLHAQSDGNVQWLNAAGLSCVYCPDPVASPTTNTRYYVEASNMYACTTKDSVDIAVVPKVNLSVSKDTFACYGSSVQLKASGATVYNWTPVTGLTNNTIANPVTTPTEDITYQVTGTNDPMCPMSAPLSVKVAVKPIPSIKAGNDQTIVAGDIVKLMASGSADIVKWQWSPTDYLDNPTSPFTNAAVRKSITYAITGTNQFGCTKSDVLKIDLVCNTDLIFIPNTFSPNGDGVNDVFYLRGKGISLVKSFRIFNRLGQEVFHRENINVEDINAGWNGSFNGKPQAADVYIYFVEAYCDANEFFRLKGNVTLLR; this is encoded by the coding sequence ATGAAATACCTACCGGCTAAGTGTCTCAGAGCGCTATTGCTCCTGATATTCCTGGTGCAGGGCAACATTTTGCTGGCCCAGCAGGCCGATTTCTCCTATACCGCGGTACCAGCCAATATGTGCAATCCTGTTACACTGACATTTAAAAACAACAGTACTGGCAAACCTACCGCCTATTCCTGGGACTTCGGCGATGGCAGGACTTCGCATGATACGAACCCGCAGATCACCTACACCGCCTCCGGCCCTAAGAAGGTTACCCTGGTAGCCACTTATGCCAACGGGTCCAGCACCTATTACCGCACTTTCGAAGTAGGAGCCACCCCACAGGTGTCTTTCAGTGCCGATGTGACCAGTAACTGTAAATTATATACCGCCAATTTCACCGATGCCACTCCCAATGCAGTCACTCGTATCTGGGATTTCGGAGATGGAACACCGCTGGTAACCACCAGCAACGCATTTACCCCGCACGCCTATACGAAAGCAGGTAAATTTGACGTCAGCCTCACCGTTATCAACAGCAACGGTTGCCAGGCATCCATCACCAAAACAGCCTATATCACCGTTTCCCTTCCGGAAATATCCATGGACCAGCCAGTGAATGGTTGCGTACCCTATAATGCCACACTGAATGCCACTTCTGTCAACGCTCTCAACGATCCTGTAACAGAATGGAAATGGGACTTCGGCGATGGCACTTCTCTCATTACAGCTACGGGATCTACCGTACACCCATATCCGCAAACAGGCACCTACAACGTGACTGTTTCCGTGAAAACCAACAGCGGCTGTCAAATCAGCAAAACCTTCAACAAACAGGTGCGCACCGGCAATCCACCTTCAGAGGTGAGTTTCACCGCTACCCCTTCAGCTGCCTGTGTAGGCGAGCCCGTTAGACTGCTCGCCAGCGCCAAATACGCCGACAGCTACAGCTGGGACTATGGCGATGGCAACACCGAAGAAGTATTTACCAACGATATACGCCATGCATTTACAGCCAATGGCAACCTCACCGTCAATATGAAAGCCGGCAGCAACGGCTGTTACACCGCAGCACCACCAGTAACTGTTAATATCACCGGACCTGTTTCCCGCTTCACCATTGCCCGCGACTGCAACGATAAAAGCAAATTTATCTTCACCAACACATCTGTTGGCATCAATCCCAACTCCACCTTTCAGTGGGACTTTGGCGATAACACACCGGTTGTGAACAGTCGCGATGCCGTGCACTCCTATACCACACCCGACAATTATACCGTACGCCTGACTATTGGCGAGAATGGCAATACCTGCAGCCATAGCAGCTTCCAGACAGTTTATTATTTTAAAGCTGATTTCTCCGCCGGGGTAAGTGCTATCTGCCGCGGCAGCAAAGCCACCTACGAAGTACTCAACGTGCCCGTCAACCTCGTAGCCGACTATACCTGGCAGTTTGGCGATGGCTCCGTATTTACCACCACCGATCAGCGTTTCGTAAAAACATGGGCTACCGCCGGCTCCTTCACCGATCAGCTGACCATCCGCTATAAAGATCCGGCCTACTGCAATGATGTTGTCACCAAACCCGCCAATATCAACATCCTGGCGCCGCAGGCCGATTTCGGCACTGCTTCCGCCACCTGCGCCGGACAACCGGTTACCTTTACCAATACGTCTGTACCTTCTACCAATATCCCCATCGCCACCTGGCAGTGGGACTTAGGCAACGGGAAAGTGTCTTCGTCACAAACGCCCGCTGCTACTACCTATTCCGCCTCTGGTGCCTATACAGTAAAACTGGTCATCACCGATGCTCGCAACTGTCAGGACTCCATCAGCAAAGATGTGAATATCAATTCCACACCTTTTGTACGGGCCTCCAGTGCGCAACCTAAAATCTGCGAAGGCAACAATGTTACCTTACACGCCCAGTCAGACGGAAACGTACAGTGGCTCAACGCTGCAGGACTCAGTTGTGTATACTGCCCCGATCCGGTAGCTTCTCCCACTACCAATACCCGCTACTATGTGGAAGCATCCAACATGTACGCCTGTACGACAAAAGACTCTGTGGATATTGCTGTAGTACCTAAGGTAAACCTCAGCGTCAGCAAAGATACTTTCGCCTGCTACGGATCTTCTGTACAACTGAAAGCCAGCGGCGCCACCGTTTACAACTGGACACCTGTCACCGGGCTTACCAACAATACCATCGCTAATCCGGTCACTACACCTACTGAAGATATCACCTATCAGGTAACCGGTACCAACGATCCGATGTGTCCTATGAGTGCACCTCTGTCGGTGAAAGTAGCCGTTAAACCCATCCCGAGCATCAAGGCAGGTAATGATCAGACTATCGTAGCCGGAGATATTGTAAAACTGATGGCCAGCGGCAGCGCAGACATCGTGAAATGGCAATGGTCACCTACTGATTACCTCGACAATCCGACTTCACCATTTACGAATGCAGCAGTGCGTAAATCCATTACCTACGCCATTACCGGTACTAACCAGTTTGGCTGTACGAAAAGTGATGTATTGAAGATAGACCTGGTATGTAATACCGACCTGATATTTATTCCCAATACTTTCAGTCCGAACGGAGATGGTGTAAACGATGTCTTTTACCTGCGCGGCAAAGGCATCAGCCTCGTGAAGTCCTTCCGTATTTTCAACCGCCTCGGACAGGAAGTTTTTCATAGAGAAAATATTAATGTGGAAGATATCAATGCCGGATGGAATGGCTCATTCAACGGCAAACCGCAGGCAGCCGACGTTTATATTTATTTCGTGGAAGCCTACTGTGATGCCAACGAATTTTTCAGGCTGAAAGGCAATGTAACATTACTCAGATAA
- a CDS encoding PorP/SprF family type IX secretion system membrane protein — translation MKIIYKLLLALIGISCCTQLHAQDIHLSQFYETPILRNPALIGIFNGDVRFQAVYRNQWNSVTIPYQTGTMSGEIKFSVGNGNDYVTTGLQLTYDRAGTSKLQSTQIFPAVNYHKSLNEDKTSFLSLGFMGGIVQRQFDLTNMTFNNQYNGGRFDPAAPTGEEGKLALKGYTYLDAGVGLSYNSVIGEDVNYFLGAAYYHFNRAKISFYNDKNIEMAPKLSINAGITIPLEERVKLIAHYNQLHQGSYSEYIGGALIGYGLMNEGLESTRAIYGGLFLRWNDAIIPTVKIDMEKFEVAMSYDANISQLRTASKSFGGFEVSLVFKGFLNSRNSTLERLNCPKF, via the coding sequence ATGAAAATTATATACAAACTATTACTGGCGCTCATTGGTATCAGCTGTTGCACACAGCTGCATGCACAGGACATACACCTGTCCCAGTTTTATGAAACGCCGATACTCCGTAACCCTGCCCTGATCGGCATTTTCAACGGAGATGTGCGTTTTCAGGCAGTATACCGCAACCAGTGGAACAGCGTTACCATTCCTTATCAGACCGGTACTATGAGCGGTGAAATCAAGTTCTCCGTTGGTAACGGTAACGACTATGTTACCACAGGGTTACAGCTGACCTATGACCGGGCCGGTACTTCCAAACTGCAGTCTACCCAGATATTTCCGGCTGTCAACTACCATAAATCCCTGAATGAAGACAAAACCAGCTTTTTATCCCTGGGTTTTATGGGCGGTATTGTACAACGGCAGTTTGACCTCACCAATATGACTTTCAACAACCAGTATAACGGTGGTCGTTTTGATCCGGCAGCTCCTACCGGAGAAGAAGGCAAACTGGCCCTCAAAGGTTATACTTATCTGGATGCCGGCGTGGGGCTCAGCTATAACAGTGTAATCGGGGAAGATGTGAATTATTTCCTCGGAGCGGCTTATTACCACTTCAACCGGGCTAAAATCTCCTTCTACAATGACAAAAACATAGAAATGGCACCCAAACTGTCTATTAATGCCGGTATTACTATTCCGTTGGAGGAAAGGGTAAAGCTGATCGCGCATTATAACCAGCTTCATCAGGGCAGCTATTCAGAATATATCGGTGGAGCGCTGATCGGTTATGGATTGATGAACGAAGGTTTGGAGTCTACCCGTGCCATCTACGGAGGACTGTTTTTGCGTTGGAATGATGCCATTATCCCGACTGTGAAGATCGATATGGAGAAATTTGAGGTAGCGATGAGTTACGATGCTAATATCTCGCAGTTGAGAACAGCCAGTAAAAGTTTCGGTGGATTTGAAGTGTCATTGGTTTTCAAGGGGTTCCTCAACAGCCGCAACAGTACACTGGAACGTTTGAACTGCCCCAAGTTCTAA
- a CDS encoding T9SS type A sorting domain-containing protein, with translation MWKTSTLILITVFSLLSFVGKAQDRTLPSNNPEGGRQIVKLYPNPATNIINFEIQQHNNDRMYDLIVYNFLGKKIDQIKSISSRTTVNLDNYYNGLYIFQLRDQRGNLVESGKFNVVK, from the coding sequence ATGTGGAAAACCTCTACCCTCATTCTTATTACGGTTTTTAGCCTTTTATCCTTCGTTGGCAAGGCTCAAGACAGGACCCTACCGAGCAACAATCCGGAGGGGGGTAGGCAAATTGTAAAACTCTATCCCAACCCTGCCACCAACATCATCAATTTTGAAATTCAACAGCATAATAACGACCGCATGTATGATCTTATTGTGTACAATTTTCTGGGAAAAAAAATTGATCAGATAAAAAGCATCAGTAGCAGAACAACTGTAAATCTCGACAACTACTACAACGGTCTTTATATCTTTCAGCTGCGCGACCAGCGTGGTAATCTGGTAGAATCCGGTAAGTTCAACGTAGTAAAATAG
- a CDS encoding class I SAM-dependent rRNA methyltransferase — protein MTKVFLKKQIQNRVLLGHPWVFGNEVSEIKGDVVPGDIVDVHTHQGSFLGRGYINPQSQILVRLLTRDKSEEINGEFFYRRLLKCWQYRQKLGYVENCRLVFGEADDLPALVIDKFNDYLVLQTLALGMEKWKHAIVDALNRIFSPKGIYERNDVPVRELEGMEQQKGFLSAPFDTNIIINENGLKFHVDIVNGQKTGYFLDQQDNRREINRIVKDADVLEAFCYTGTFSCHAGYYGAKSVLGLDISEHAVQTARRNAELNNLQDICKFQAVNAFDQLKQYTRDDRKFDVVILDPPAFTKSRENIKKAVTGYKEINLRGMKLLNQGGFLVTASCTNLVSPDLFLQTIDAAARDAKKRLRQVTFQTQAKDHPILRNIENTTYLKFLIVEIV, from the coding sequence ATGACCAAGGTTTTTTTAAAGAAACAGATACAAAACAGGGTATTGCTGGGCCACCCCTGGGTGTTTGGCAATGAGGTGTCAGAGATCAAGGGAGATGTGGTGCCCGGTGATATCGTGGACGTACATACCCATCAGGGCTCTTTCCTCGGAAGAGGGTACATCAATCCCCAGTCTCAGATACTGGTGCGCCTGCTGACCCGCGATAAAAGCGAAGAAATCAACGGGGAATTCTTCTACCGTCGCCTGCTCAAATGCTGGCAGTACCGTCAGAAACTGGGCTATGTGGAAAACTGCCGCCTGGTTTTCGGGGAAGCAGATGATCTGCCTGCCCTCGTTATCGATAAGTTCAATGACTATCTGGTGCTGCAAACCCTGGCGCTGGGCATGGAAAAATGGAAACATGCCATTGTAGACGCGCTCAACAGGATTTTCTCCCCCAAAGGTATCTACGAACGCAACGATGTACCAGTAAGGGAACTGGAAGGCATGGAACAACAAAAAGGCTTCCTCAGCGCCCCGTTTGATACCAATATCATCATCAATGAAAACGGCCTGAAATTCCATGTGGATATCGTAAATGGCCAGAAGACAGGCTATTTCCTCGATCAGCAGGACAATCGCCGTGAAATCAACCGTATTGTGAAAGATGCCGATGTGCTGGAAGCATTCTGCTACACTGGCACTTTCTCCTGCCACGCTGGTTACTATGGTGCTAAGAGCGTGCTGGGACTGGATATCTCCGAACATGCCGTTCAAACTGCCCGCCGTAATGCAGAACTCAACAACCTGCAGGATATCTGTAAGTTCCAGGCGGTGAATGCTTTCGACCAGCTGAAACAATACACCCGGGATGATCGCAAATTTGATGTGGTAATATTGGACCCACCTGCTTTTACCAAAAGCCGTGAGAATATTAAAAAGGCAGTAACCGGATATAAGGAAATCAACCTCAGAGGGATGAAACTGCTCAACCAGGGCGGTTTTCTGGTTACAGCTTCCTGCACCAATCTGGTTTCACCGGATCTTTTCCTGCAAACCATCGATGCGGCAGCACGGGACGCGAAAAAACGTTTGCGTCAGGTTACCTTCCAGACACAGGCAAAAGATCACCCCATTTTGAGGAATATTGAGAATACGACTTATTTGAAATTCCTGATCGTAGAGATCGTTTAA
- a CDS encoding nucleotide exchange factor GrpE, translating to MTEKDQDMQTNGQANNAGDNDNGMPDFNAEENISETPHMTNALEVEEGEELVKKEQQLNEMRDKYLRLQAEFDNFRKRTAKERLELLQTAGKEVIISLLDVLDDSERATKQLDTSNDINAVKDGVNLVFNKLKTTLQAKGLKPMESMHTTFDSDLHDAITEIPAPTPDLQGKVVDVLQQGYYLNDKLIRHAKVIVGK from the coding sequence ATGACAGAAAAAGACCAAGACATGCAGACAAACGGACAGGCTAACAATGCTGGAGACAATGACAATGGCATGCCTGATTTCAATGCTGAAGAAAACATCAGTGAAACACCTCATATGACTAATGCATTAGAAGTAGAAGAGGGTGAAGAACTGGTTAAAAAAGAGCAGCAGCTGAATGAAATGCGTGATAAATACCTTCGTCTGCAGGCTGAGTTTGATAACTTCCGTAAGCGGACTGCAAAAGAAAGACTGGAATTATTGCAAACAGCGGGTAAAGAAGTTATCATATCTTTGCTGGATGTACTGGATGATAGCGAGCGGGCTACAAAACAGCTGGATACTTCCAATGATATCAATGCCGTAAAAGACGGGGTAAATCTGGTATTCAACAAGCTGAAAACTACCCTGCAGGCCAAAGGATTGAAACCTATGGAAAGTATGCACACCACCTTTGATTCCGATCTGCACGATGCCATCACCGAAATTCCGGCCCCAACTCCGGATTTACAAGGTAAAGTGGTAGACGTATTACAGCAAGGCTATTACCTGAATGACAAATTGATCCGTCATGCCAAGGTAATAGTAGGTAAATAA